One Amycolatopsis thermophila DNA segment encodes these proteins:
- the ectB gene encoding diaminobutyrate--2-oxoglutarate transaminase, translated as MSIFEKLESEVRSYSRGWPVVFDRAQGSRLYSEDGRPYLDYFAGAGALNYGHNNPVLKKALIDYIERDGVTHALDMFTVAKRDLLETLDEKILKPRELDYKVIFPGPGGANAVEAALKLARKVTGRESVINFTNAFHGMTIGALSVTGNSMKRHGAGIPLVHATPMPYDQYFDGVYPDFLYFERLLEDSGSGLNEPAAVIVETVQGEGGINAAGLEWLRGLSDLCKRHNILLIVDDVQMGCGRTGPFFSFEDAGIKPDMVCLSKSLSGYGIPMALTLIRPDLDVWEPGEHNGTFRGISPAFITAAEAMRTYWSDDELEKSVRAKGERIGAALQGLVDAYPEAELTAKGRGLARGLEFQNGELAGKVCAAAFERGLLMETSGPDSEVVKLLPPLTLSDAEVGEGLEIIDASVKAVLGK; from the coding sequence AGCTCGAATCCGAAGTGCGCAGCTACAGCCGGGGCTGGCCGGTCGTGTTCGACCGCGCCCAGGGCAGCCGCCTGTACAGCGAGGACGGCCGCCCCTACCTCGACTACTTCGCCGGTGCCGGAGCGCTGAACTACGGCCACAACAACCCGGTGCTGAAGAAGGCGCTGATCGACTACATCGAGCGCGACGGCGTCACCCACGCGCTCGACATGTTCACCGTCGCCAAGCGCGACCTGCTGGAGACGCTCGACGAGAAGATCCTCAAGCCGCGCGAGCTGGACTACAAGGTCATCTTCCCCGGCCCCGGTGGCGCCAACGCCGTCGAGGCCGCGCTGAAGCTGGCCCGGAAGGTCACCGGCCGCGAGTCGGTCATCAACTTCACCAACGCCTTCCACGGCATGACGATCGGCGCGCTGTCGGTCACCGGCAACTCGATGAAGCGGCACGGCGCCGGCATCCCGCTGGTCCACGCCACGCCGATGCCCTACGACCAGTACTTCGACGGCGTCTACCCGGACTTCCTGTACTTCGAGCGGCTGCTCGAGGACTCCGGCAGCGGGCTCAACGAGCCGGCCGCGGTCATCGTCGAGACCGTGCAGGGCGAAGGTGGCATCAACGCCGCGGGCCTGGAGTGGCTGCGCGGCCTGTCCGACCTGTGCAAGCGGCACAACATCCTGCTGATCGTCGACGACGTGCAGATGGGCTGCGGCCGCACCGGCCCGTTCTTCAGCTTCGAGGACGCCGGCATCAAGCCCGACATGGTCTGCCTGTCCAAGTCGCTGTCCGGCTACGGCATCCCGATGGCGCTCACGCTCATCCGCCCCGACCTGGACGTCTGGGAGCCCGGCGAGCACAACGGCACCTTCCGCGGCATCAGCCCGGCGTTCATCACCGCGGCCGAGGCGATGCGCACCTACTGGAGCGACGACGAGCTGGAGAAGTCCGTCCGCGCGAAGGGCGAGCGCATCGGCGCCGCGCTGCAGGGCCTGGTCGACGCCTACCCGGAGGCCGAGCTCACCGCCAAGGGCCGCGGCCTGGCCCGCGGTTTGGAGTTCCAGAACGGGGAACTCGCCGGGAAGGTCTGCGCCGCGGCGTTCGAGCGCGGCCTGCTGATGGAGACCTCCGGGCCGGACAGCGAGGTGGTGAAGCTGCTGCCGCCGCTGACGCTCAGCGATGCCGAGGTCGGCGAGGGGCTGGAGATCATCGACGCCTCCGTCAAGGCCGTGCTCGGGAAGTAA
- a CDS encoding ectoine synthase, producing the protein MIVRTLDEITDTDADIKTPNWRSKRIILAKEGVGFSVHETTLYAGTVNDFWYANHIEAVFVFEGEGEITNKATGETHQLKPGSLYLLNDHDKHQVRPKTDMRTVCVFNPPVTGREVHDENGVYPLITEDGAEKTA; encoded by the coding sequence TTGATCGTCCGCACCCTCGACGAGATCACCGACACCGACGCTGACATCAAGACGCCGAATTGGCGCTCGAAGCGCATCATCCTCGCCAAGGAGGGTGTCGGCTTCTCGGTGCACGAGACCACGCTGTACGCGGGGACCGTCAACGACTTCTGGTACGCCAACCACATCGAGGCGGTCTTCGTCTTCGAGGGCGAAGGCGAGATCACCAACAAGGCGACCGGGGAGACCCACCAGCTCAAGCCCGGCTCGCTGTACCTGCTCAACGACCACGACAAGCACCAGGTCCGCCCCAAGACCGACATGCGGACCGTCTGCGTGTTCAACCCGCCCGTCACCGGCCGCGAGGTGCACGACGAGAACGGCGTGTACCCGCTGATCACCGAGGACGGCGCGGAGAAGACCGCCTGA
- the thpD gene encoding ectoine hydroxylase translates to METGLEDSYPTRVPSPAEPFDRQDPTVWGGEADGPIDAATLAAHDAKGYHIVEGLLSPAEVQGYWQELVRLSSDEALKADERVITEKATGSVRSIFEVHRISELIAELVRDPRILDRARQILGSEVYIHQSRVNYMPGFKGTGFYWHSDFETWHAEDGMPRPRAVSCSIALTDNYPFNGGLMVMPGSQRTFVPCVGETPDDYYKSSLKEQEIGVPSEHDITKLAAEHGIDQFTGPAGSALWFDSNIMHGSGNNITPYPRSNIFLVFNSVENALVEPFAAAKPRPTFIGSRDFTPVTR, encoded by the coding sequence ATGGAAACCGGCCTGGAGGACAGTTACCCGACCAGGGTCCCGTCCCCGGCCGAACCCTTCGACCGTCAGGATCCGACCGTCTGGGGCGGTGAGGCCGACGGACCGATCGACGCCGCGACGCTGGCGGCGCACGACGCGAAGGGGTACCACATCGTCGAGGGCCTGCTCTCGCCCGCCGAGGTGCAGGGTTACTGGCAGGAACTGGTCCGGCTGTCCAGCGACGAGGCGCTGAAGGCCGACGAGCGGGTCATCACCGAGAAGGCCACCGGCAGCGTCCGGTCGATCTTCGAGGTGCACCGGATCAGTGAGCTGATCGCCGAACTCGTGCGCGATCCGCGCATCCTCGACCGTGCCCGGCAGATCCTCGGCTCCGAGGTGTACATCCACCAGAGCCGGGTGAACTACATGCCGGGGTTCAAGGGCACCGGGTTCTACTGGCACTCCGACTTCGAGACCTGGCACGCCGAGGACGGCATGCCGCGGCCTCGGGCGGTGAGCTGCTCGATCGCGCTGACCGACAACTACCCGTTCAACGGCGGCCTGATGGTCATGCCGGGCTCGCAGCGCACTTTCGTGCCGTGCGTCGGCGAGACCCCGGACGACTACTACAAGTCGTCGCTGAAGGAGCAGGAGATCGGCGTTCCCAGCGAGCACGACATCACCAAGCTCGCCGCGGAGCACGGGATCGACCAGTTCACCGGGCCCGCGGGCTCGGCCCTGTGGTTCGACTCCAACATCATGCACGGGTCCGGCAACAACATCACGCCGTACCCGAGGTCGAACATCTTCCTGGTGTTCAACAGCGTCGAGAACGCGCTCGTGGAGCCGTTCGCGGCGGCCAAGCCGCGGCCGACGTTCATCGGCAGCCGTGACTTCACGCCTGTGACGCGATAG
- a CDS encoding AfsR/SARP family transcriptional regulator has product MLEEPRIQLLGPVQLHVDGRPAPIGGPGVRGLLALLALRPNRIVALDDLIDALWNHDPPPTARTIVHGNISQLRRALRPAGPARVRIDTVAPGYRLSIDPMLIDVHRARALFARAGAAPLTERAELLAEAYSLWQGRELGGVPESLRAPELADLRTAVHGARVDADLALGRHGELIDELTAIVREDPGRERTTGQLMRALHASGRRADALEVYRSAARFASERLGLDPGPELRALHQQVLDDDLPPPAVTVTRMVPRQLPPATPLAGRSADLAWLDGVDGVAVVTGPPGIGKSALAVAWAHHAIARFPDGILFATLRGFDSQREPVPVAEVLTQFLLGLGVPPPELPESEDERLASYRSLAGGRRMLVVLDDARSAEQVRPLLPPGPGSMAVVTSRARLDGLAVSHGARVRPLEPLASPDAVRLIADVAGAAFAEHHEQLARLCEGLPLALRITGARLAAGPAWTVPEFVAELASERTRLAALDVDDAGVRAALDVSLRGLPPEVGSVFRALGAFPGATVGPFVVAALCSVPVSEARRRLRVLAAHHLLVESGPGVFTQHDLVRLYQRELAGSPSPGLSRVVRYYQAAADRARRRLLRIVDPLDFSDVPVELPRVDGFDEALAWFVAEWPNLLATLEAAAAAGLHDDVWRLARVVHTYRVVRPLWDEWRRVVSLGMAAAEACGDAGARFWMLISRCALSLTFDLGAASLDDASAALAMAGADPRRRICALIHVGCALNSCGRHEEAVDCLVRAISAASGDDELRGQALANCAEAEKAAGRYASAIAHQLESLEIDRRLGDESYVVVSLNNLAEAYFRSGDEQRASACATEAVELAARRGFLLQEAVGRLSIGRILRRRGDAEGARLQLRLAAELHSRVSPRPAPEILAELEALGVPAEELEEAASGGGSGLQPVESAEADGAGGGG; this is encoded by the coding sequence GTGCTCGAGGAACCACGCATCCAGCTGCTCGGGCCCGTGCAGCTCCACGTCGACGGCCGCCCCGCGCCGATCGGTGGTCCGGGTGTGCGCGGGCTGCTCGCGCTCCTGGCGCTGCGGCCGAACCGGATCGTCGCGCTCGACGACCTGATCGACGCCCTGTGGAACCACGACCCGCCGCCGACGGCGCGGACGATCGTGCACGGCAACATCTCCCAGCTGCGCCGCGCCCTGCGCCCGGCAGGCCCGGCGCGGGTGCGGATCGACACGGTCGCGCCCGGCTACCGGCTGAGCATCGACCCGATGCTCATCGACGTCCACCGGGCGCGCGCGCTGTTCGCGCGGGCCGGGGCCGCCCCGTTGACCGAACGTGCCGAGCTGCTGGCCGAGGCGTACTCGCTGTGGCAGGGGCGGGAGCTCGGCGGCGTGCCGGAGTCGCTGCGCGCGCCCGAGCTGGCCGACCTGCGGACCGCGGTGCACGGAGCGCGCGTCGATGCGGACCTGGCCCTGGGCCGGCACGGCGAGCTGATCGACGAGCTGACCGCGATCGTGCGGGAGGACCCGGGCCGCGAGCGGACGACCGGGCAGCTGATGCGCGCGCTCCACGCCTCGGGGCGGCGGGCGGACGCGCTGGAGGTCTACCGGAGTGCGGCGCGGTTCGCGTCGGAGCGGCTCGGTCTCGACCCCGGGCCCGAGCTGCGCGCGCTGCACCAGCAGGTGCTCGACGACGACCTGCCGCCGCCGGCGGTGACCGTGACCAGGATGGTGCCGCGTCAGCTGCCGCCCGCGACGCCGCTGGCCGGGCGGTCGGCGGATCTGGCGTGGCTGGACGGCGTGGACGGGGTCGCGGTGGTGACCGGGCCGCCGGGGATCGGCAAGAGCGCGCTCGCCGTCGCGTGGGCGCACCACGCGATCGCCCGGTTCCCGGACGGGATCCTGTTCGCCACGCTGCGCGGTTTCGACTCGCAGCGCGAGCCGGTGCCGGTGGCGGAGGTGCTGACCCAGTTCCTGCTCGGGCTCGGTGTGCCGCCGCCGGAGCTGCCGGAGTCCGAGGACGAGCGGCTGGCGTCGTACCGGTCGCTGGCGGGCGGGCGCCGGATGCTGGTCGTGCTGGACGACGCCCGGTCGGCCGAGCAGGTGCGGCCGTTGCTGCCCCCGGGGCCGGGTTCGATGGCGGTGGTGACGTCGCGGGCGCGGTTGGACGGGCTGGCGGTTTCACACGGGGCGCGGGTGCGGCCGCTGGAGCCGCTCGCGTCGCCGGACGCGGTGCGGCTGATCGCGGACGTCGCGGGCGCGGCGTTCGCCGAGCACCACGAGCAGCTGGCGCGGTTGTGCGAGGGCCTGCCGCTCGCGTTGCGGATCACCGGCGCGCGGCTGGCGGCGGGTCCGGCGTGGACGGTGCCGGAATTCGTGGCCGAGCTGGCGAGCGAGCGGACCCGCCTGGCGGCGCTCGACGTGGACGACGCCGGGGTGCGGGCCGCGTTGGACGTGTCGTTGCGCGGTCTGCCGCCCGAGGTGGGGTCGGTGTTCCGCGCGCTGGGCGCGTTTCCCGGAGCCACGGTCGGTCCGTTCGTGGTGGCCGCGTTGTGTTCGGTGCCGGTCTCCGAGGCGCGGCGCCGGTTGCGTGTGCTGGCGGCGCACCACCTGCTGGTGGAGAGCGGGCCGGGGGTGTTCACGCAGCACGATCTGGTGCGGCTGTACCAGCGTGAGCTGGCGGGTTCGCCGTCGCCGGGGTTGTCGCGCGTGGTGCGGTACTACCAGGCGGCGGCCGACCGGGCGCGGCGCCGGCTGCTGCGGATCGTGGACCCGCTGGACTTTTCGGACGTGCCGGTGGAGCTGCCGCGGGTGGACGGGTTCGACGAAGCGCTGGCGTGGTTCGTGGCCGAGTGGCCGAACCTCTTGGCCACTCTGGAGGCCGCGGCCGCGGCCGGTCTGCACGACGACGTGTGGCGGCTCGCGCGGGTGGTCCACACGTACCGGGTGGTGCGCCCGTTGTGGGACGAGTGGCGGCGGGTGGTTTCGCTGGGGATGGCGGCGGCGGAGGCGTGCGGGGATGCGGGGGCGCGGTTCTGGATGCTGATCTCGCGGTGCGCGTTGTCGCTGACGTTCGACCTGGGTGCGGCGAGCCTGGACGACGCCTCGGCGGCGTTGGCGATGGCCGGTGCGGATCCGCGGCGCCGGATCTGTGCGCTCATCCACGTGGGGTGCGCGTTGAACAGCTGCGGCCGGCACGAGGAGGCGGTGGACTGCCTGGTTCGGGCGATCTCGGCCGCGTCGGGCGATGACGAGCTGCGCGGCCAGGCGCTGGCGAACTGCGCGGAGGCGGAGAAGGCGGCGGGCCGGTACGCGTCCGCGATCGCCCACCAGCTGGAGTCGCTGGAGATCGACCGGCGCCTCGGGGACGAGAGCTATGTGGTCGTCTCGCTGAACAATCTGGCCGAGGCGTACTTCCGGTCGGGCGATGAGCAGCGGGCGTCGGCCTGCGCGACGGAGGCGGTGGAGCTGGCCGCGCGGCGGGGGTTCCTGCTGCAGGAGGCCGTGGGCCGCCTGTCGATCGGCCGGATACTCCGCCGCCGGGGCGACGCCGAGGGGGCCCGCCTGCAGCTCAGACTCGCCGCGGAGCTCCACAGCCGCGTGAGCCCCCGCCCGGCGCCGGAAATCCTGGCCGAGCTGGAGGCCCTCGGCGTGCCCGCGGAGGAGCTGGAGGAAGCCGCATCCGGCGGCGGCAGCGGGTTGCAGCCGGTCGAATCCGCCGAGGCCGATGGGGCGGGCGGTGGCGGTTGA
- a CDS encoding DUF6932 family protein, which yields MPLPHWTPEGVLPPGRLRADVADIYERLVFDAPHQNAREILFSALNSYLGAVARTIPSGRAWIGGQFITRTPDVPSGLDVVLLPDDWGGLKRMTGRVRDSLYGLVTLRGVIVGQPAMYLDQVQPVGGLLDGFLCFPGDEETWADTWSYEGRRGFPEVVW from the coding sequence ATGCCGCTGCCCCATTGGACCCCCGAGGGGGTTCTTCCGCCTGGGCGGCTTCGTGCGGACGTGGCCGACATCTACGAACGTCTCGTCTTCGACGCGCCGCACCAGAACGCCCGCGAGATCCTGTTCAGCGCTCTGAACAGCTATCTCGGCGCGGTCGCCCGGACCATTCCGAGCGGCCGCGCCTGGATCGGCGGGCAGTTCATCACGCGCACCCCGGACGTGCCCAGCGGGCTCGACGTCGTGTTGCTGCCGGACGACTGGGGTGGGTTGAAGCGGATGACCGGACGGGTGCGGGATTCGCTGTACGGGCTGGTGACGCTGCGCGGGGTGATCGTCGGGCAGCCCGCGATGTACCTCGATCAGGTACAACCGGTCGGCGGGTTGCTGGACGGGTTCCTGTGTTTTCCCGGCGACGAGGAGACGTGGGCGGACACCTGGTCGTACGAAGGGCGCCGCGGGTTTCCCGAGGTGGTGTGGTGA
- a CDS encoding SGNH/GDSL hydrolase family protein: protein MREYDSYVALGDSFTEGLNDFNPDGTFRGWADRLAEILAEGQPGFQYANLALRGKMLAEIVEEQVPIALELKPDLVTLCAGGNDVIVPGSDVDEIAAQLDEVIGKLRAAGIDVLVFNGPDTKHLPVMSVLRGKIGIYNAHLWASAARHGAKIVDLWAMDVLHDPRAWSDDRLHFTAEGHRRIALRAAEVLGVPTADDWREPWPLVEVRPDWIANRRSDLAWTRTHLLPWIRRHLRGESMGDGLSPKRPQLTPFVVAGPPVSEERASAS, encoded by the coding sequence GTGCGTGAGTACGACAGCTATGTCGCGCTGGGTGACAGCTTCACCGAAGGTCTCAACGACTTCAATCCGGACGGGACCTTCCGCGGCTGGGCCGACCGGCTCGCCGAGATCCTGGCCGAAGGGCAGCCCGGCTTCCAGTACGCCAACCTCGCCCTGCGCGGGAAGATGCTCGCGGAGATCGTCGAGGAACAGGTGCCGATCGCCCTCGAGCTCAAACCCGACCTGGTCACGTTGTGCGCGGGCGGCAACGACGTGATCGTGCCCGGCTCGGACGTCGACGAGATCGCGGCCCAGCTCGACGAGGTGATCGGCAAGCTGCGCGCGGCCGGGATCGACGTGCTCGTGTTCAACGGGCCGGACACCAAGCACCTGCCGGTGATGAGCGTGCTGCGCGGCAAGATCGGCATCTACAACGCGCACCTGTGGGCCAGCGCGGCCCGGCACGGCGCGAAGATCGTCGACCTGTGGGCGATGGACGTGCTGCACGACCCGCGCGCGTGGAGCGACGACAGGCTGCACTTCACGGCGGAGGGTCACCGTCGGATCGCGCTGCGCGCGGCCGAGGTGCTGGGCGTTCCGACGGCCGACGACTGGCGCGAGCCGTGGCCGCTGGTCGAGGTGCGGCCGGACTGGATCGCCAATCGCCGGTCGGACCTGGCGTGGACCAGGACGCACCTGCTGCCGTGGATCCGGCGCCACCTGCGCGGCGAGTCGATGGGCGACGGGCTGTCGCCGAAGCGGCCGCAGCTGACGCCGTTCGTGGTGGCCGGTCCGCCGGTGTCGGAGGAGCGCGCCTCGGCGAGCTGA
- a CDS encoding DUF3159 domain-containing protein — protein sequence MTEQAVPRRESLGSILGGRQGAVDASLPPLAFVVGWLVAGSSIAWGSVAAIAVAVVVGVVRLVRGDKARAVVVSLAAVIVAALIALHTGRAQDFFLIQVLSNVASALLWVASVAVRWPLLGVVVGVLLGQKTRWRRDPELLRAYSRASLVWSLQYVLRVVVYLPLWWVGELVALGVARTVLTWPLQAVTIAVSGWVLYRTLPEEHPGLRVVRQAADR from the coding sequence GTGACCGAGCAAGCTGTGCCCCGACGGGAGTCGCTGGGCAGCATCCTGGGTGGTCGCCAGGGGGCGGTCGACGCGAGCCTGCCGCCGCTGGCGTTCGTCGTCGGCTGGCTGGTCGCCGGTTCGTCGATCGCCTGGGGGTCGGTCGCGGCGATCGCGGTGGCCGTGGTGGTCGGTGTCGTCCGCCTGGTGCGGGGTGACAAGGCGCGCGCCGTCGTGGTGAGCCTGGCGGCGGTGATCGTGGCCGCGCTGATCGCGCTGCACACCGGGCGTGCGCAGGACTTCTTCCTCATCCAGGTGCTGTCCAACGTGGCGAGCGCGTTGCTGTGGGTGGCCAGCGTGGCCGTCCGGTGGCCGCTCCTGGGCGTCGTGGTCGGGGTGCTGCTCGGGCAGAAGACCCGCTGGCGCAGGGACCCGGAACTGCTGCGGGCCTACTCGCGGGCCAGCCTGGTGTGGTCGCTGCAGTACGTGCTGCGGGTGGTCGTCTACCTGCCGCTGTGGTGGGTGGGCGAGCTCGTGGCGCTGGGCGTGGCGCGCACGGTGCTGACCTGGCCGCTGCAGGCGGTGACGATCGCGGTGAGCGGCTGGGTGCTGTACCGGACGCTGCCGGAGGAACACCCGGGCCTGCGCGTCGTGCGGCAAGCTGCGGACAGGTAA
- a CDS encoding N-acetylglucosamine kinase, with amino-acid sequence MTAFVLGVDAGGTSTRALAVGADGSVLGSGRAGGANPNSHPPAEAVANLAAAIRAAAEFPGRASACVIGMAGTAKLTDPEVAALFDRTLRDVGLDRVLILTDAEVAFASATDAPDGTVLIAGTGSIAGRIRKRRMVATEGGYGWLLGDEGSGFWLGREAVRATLAALGHDGELGPLATAVLAEADVDATDRRWAWRRLIAVTNAEPPIRLARFAPLVAVDDPAAADIVERGADLLVRTALATREPGEDTPVVLVGSVLGPGTEVGERVRAKLSGLEVRTSSDGVYGAAWLAAVEAFGEAAARRAG; translated from the coding sequence ATGACGGCGTTCGTCCTCGGCGTCGACGCGGGCGGCACCTCCACCCGCGCACTCGCCGTCGGCGCGGACGGCAGCGTGCTGGGCAGCGGCCGGGCCGGTGGCGCGAACCCGAACTCGCACCCGCCCGCGGAAGCGGTCGCGAACCTCGCCGCGGCGATCCGCGCGGCGGCGGAGTTCCCCGGGCGCGCAAGCGCTTGCGTGATCGGGATGGCGGGCACCGCGAAGCTGACCGACCCCGAGGTCGCCGCCCTGTTCGACCGCACCTTGCGGGACGTCGGCCTAGACCGCGTGCTGATCCTGACCGACGCCGAGGTCGCGTTCGCCTCCGCGACCGACGCCCCGGACGGGACGGTCCTGATCGCCGGCACCGGGTCCATCGCGGGCCGGATCCGCAAGCGCCGCATGGTCGCCACCGAGGGCGGTTACGGCTGGCTGCTCGGCGACGAAGGGTCGGGGTTCTGGCTGGGCCGGGAGGCCGTGCGCGCCACGCTGGCCGCGCTCGGCCACGACGGCGAACTGGGCCCGCTGGCCACGGCGGTGCTCGCCGAGGCGGACGTCGACGCCACCGACCGGCGGTGGGCGTGGCGGCGGCTCATCGCGGTCACCAACGCCGAGCCACCGATCCGCCTCGCCCGGTTCGCACCCCTGGTCGCGGTGGACGACCCGGCCGCCGCGGACATCGTCGAGCGCGGCGCCGACCTGCTGGTCCGCACCGCCCTGGCGACCCGCGAACCGGGTGAGGACACCCCGGTCGTGCTGGTCGGCAGCGTCCTCGGGCCCGGCACCGAGGTCGGCGAGCGGGTGCGCGCGAAGCTGTCCGGGCTCGAGGTGCGGACCAGTTCCGACGGCGTGTACGGCGCGGCCTGGCTCGCCGCCGTCGAGGCGTTCGGCGAGGCAGCGGCCCGTCGCGCGGGCTGA
- a CDS encoding SIS domain-containing protein produces the protein MAAEIAEQPAVLGGLVARRGEIAEVAGAIARRPPRFALLAARGSSDHAALYAKYLIEVLLGLPAGLVSPSTVTLYGARPDLRDVLLVSVSQSGGSPDLLEFTQTARKQGALTVAVTNTPSSPLGGAAELAVDIGAGTETAVAATKTYSATLLALYLLVDAVRGGDASAAAEIEPLARQALDVDVQRAVDRYRFVDRIITTGRGYSYATALESALKLAETSYLAARAYSGADLLHGPVAAVDEETAVLAITGAGRGGAALRDVLTAVAERGADVLALGSSADEVPAAVRIPVPSVTEELAPVLEVLPVQRIALGLALARGFDPDRPRGLNKVTRTR, from the coding sequence ATGGCCGCGGAAATCGCCGAACAGCCCGCCGTCCTCGGCGGACTGGTGGCCCGCCGCGGGGAGATCGCCGAGGTCGCGGGGGCCATCGCCCGGCGCCCGCCGAGGTTCGCCCTGCTGGCCGCCCGGGGCTCGAGCGACCACGCGGCGTTGTACGCGAAGTACCTCATCGAAGTCCTGCTCGGACTGCCCGCCGGGCTCGTCTCACCCTCCACGGTGACCCTGTACGGCGCACGCCCGGACCTGCGCGACGTGCTCCTGGTGTCGGTCAGCCAGAGCGGCGGCTCACCGGACCTGCTCGAGTTCACGCAGACCGCGCGCAAGCAGGGCGCGCTGACCGTCGCGGTGACGAACACGCCGTCCTCCCCGCTGGGCGGCGCCGCCGAGCTGGCCGTCGACATCGGCGCCGGCACCGAGACGGCGGTGGCCGCGACCAAGACGTACTCGGCCACCCTGCTCGCGTTGTACCTGCTCGTCGACGCCGTGCGAGGCGGCGACGCCTCAGCCGCCGCGGAGATCGAGCCGCTGGCCCGGCAGGCTCTCGACGTGGACGTGCAGCGCGCCGTCGACCGCTACCGCTTCGTCGACCGGATCATCACCACCGGCCGCGGCTACTCCTACGCGACCGCGCTGGAATCGGCGCTCAAGCTCGCCGAGACCAGCTACCTCGCCGCCCGCGCGTACAGCGGGGCCGACCTGCTGCACGGCCCGGTGGCCGCGGTCGACGAAGAGACCGCGGTGCTGGCGATCACCGGCGCCGGCCGCGGCGGGGCCGCGCTGCGGGACGTGCTGACGGCCGTCGCCGAACGCGGCGCCGACGTGCTCGCGCTGGGCTCCTCCGCGGACGAGGTGCCCGCCGCGGTGCGGATCCCGGTACCGTCCGTGACCGAGGAACTCGCTCCCGTGCTGGAGGTGTTGCCGGTGCAGCGGATCGCCCTCGGGCTCGCGCTCGCCCGCGGCTTCGACCCGGACCGCCCGCGCGGCCTGAACAAGGTGACCAGGACGCGATGA
- a CDS encoding GntR family transcriptional regulator, with protein sequence MLESATRGQREPKYWALKQHLLDLLETMPPGSPIPTERALATEFAVSRTTVRQALADLTAEGRLHRVQGKGTFAAEPKLAQRLQLSSYTEDMRAKGREPSSRLLEVEELTAEPELAKLLGIRNGAKVLRMRRLRLADGEPMALETTHLPLGRFRGLRKHVSEGGSLYAVLREHYGVEMDSAEETIETALAGPQEADLLGADVGTPMLLLSRHSFAADGKPVEFVRSIYRGDRYKFVTTLSRP encoded by the coding sequence ATGTTGGAGTCAGCCACGCGCGGTCAGCGCGAGCCGAAGTACTGGGCGTTGAAGCAGCACCTGCTCGATCTGCTCGAGACGATGCCGCCGGGGTCCCCGATCCCCACCGAACGCGCGCTGGCCACCGAGTTCGCGGTCTCCCGCACCACCGTGCGGCAGGCGCTCGCCGATCTGACCGCCGAGGGCCGGCTGCACCGGGTGCAGGGCAAGGGCACCTTCGCGGCCGAGCCGAAGCTGGCGCAACGGCTGCAGCTGTCGTCCTACACCGAGGACATGCGGGCGAAGGGGCGCGAACCGTCGTCGCGGTTGCTCGAGGTCGAGGAGCTGACGGCCGAGCCCGAGCTGGCGAAACTGCTCGGCATCCGCAACGGGGCGAAGGTGTTGCGGATGCGCCGCCTCCGGCTCGCCGACGGTGAGCCGATGGCTCTGGAGACCACGCACCTGCCGCTGGGCCGGTTTCGCGGGCTGCGCAAGCACGTGTCCGAGGGCGGTTCCCTGTACGCGGTGTTGCGGGAGCACTACGGCGTGGAGATGGACAGTGCCGAGGAGACGATCGAAACCGCGCTCGCCGGTCCCCAGGAGGCGGATCTGCTGGGCGCCGACGTCGGCACGCCCATGCTCCTGCTGTCCCGGCATTCGTTCGCCGCGGACGGGAAACCGGTCGAATTCGTGCGGTCGATCTACCGGGGTGACCGGTACAAGTTCGTGACCACGCTGTCGCGTCCGTAA
- the thiE gene encoding thiamine phosphate synthase, translating to MPGLSGDEIRKRLDGARLYLCTGDRPDLAEFADAALGGGVDIIQLRDKRGGAPLEARQELAALEVLAEACARHGALLAVNDRADIASVVDADVLHLGQDDLPVPLARRIIGDEPVIGRSTHDVPQARAAAVEDGVDYFCTGPCWPTPTKPGRPAPGLDLVRATAGSGAERPWFAIGGIDAERLPEVLAAGASRVVVVRAITEAEDPGAAARALRAQLP from the coding sequence ATGCCAGGGCTGAGTGGTGACGAGATCAGGAAGCGCCTCGACGGGGCGCGGCTGTACCTGTGCACCGGGGACCGGCCGGATCTGGCCGAGTTCGCGGATGCCGCGCTGGGCGGCGGGGTGGACATCATCCAGCTGCGGGACAAGCGCGGCGGGGCGCCGTTGGAGGCCCGGCAGGAGCTCGCGGCGCTGGAGGTCCTGGCCGAGGCGTGCGCGCGGCACGGCGCGCTGCTGGCGGTGAACGACCGGGCGGACATCGCGTCGGTGGTGGACGCGGATGTGCTGCACCTGGGGCAGGACGACCTGCCGGTGCCGCTGGCGCGGCGGATCATCGGCGACGAGCCGGTGATCGGCCGCTCGACGCACGACGTCCCCCAGGCCCGGGCGGCGGCCGTGGAGGACGGCGTGGACTACTTCTGCACCGGCCCCTGCTGGCCGACGCCCACCAAGCCGGGACGCCCGGCGCCCGGCCTGGACCTGGTGCGGGCGACAGCGGGGTCCGGCGCCGAGCGGCCCTGGTTCGCGATCGGCGGCATCGACGCGGAGCGGCTGCCGGAGGTCCTGGCGGCCGGCGCGTCGCGCGTGGTGGTGGTGCGGGCGATCACCGAGGCCGAAGACCCCGGGGCGGCCGCCCGGGCGCTGCGGGCGCAGCTGCCCTGA